One Campylobacter sp. RM16192 genomic region harbors:
- the dxs gene encoding 1-deoxy-D-xylulose-5-phosphate synthase, translating into MNLKSMNTEELGELCNKIRGKILETVSKNGGHLSSNIGAVELIVAMHYVFDKEKDPFIFDVSHQSYAHKLLTNRWDNFDSLRKFSGISGYTKPNESKYDYFIAGHSSTSISLAVGAAKAIRLKNEDRLPVVLIGDGSMSAGMAYEALNELGDRKYPCVIILNDNEMSISKPIGALSKYLSQMMAGQPYQKFKSRVEKFLSYMPDGAAYMARRMEEGIRLITPGMFFEELGLEYIGPVDGHDIKAVIDAFEVAKMMKKPVIVHAQTLKGKGYEKAEGHYANWHGVGPFDLKSGESIKKSAPKSATALFAENLLKLAQKYENVVGVTAAMPTGTGMDLLIEKFPERFWDVAIAEQHAVTSMAAMAKEGFKPFIAIYSTFLQRAFDQVIHDACIMNLNVVFAMDRAGVVGEDGETHQGAFDVGYLHVIPNMTIFAPRSAENFKLIMEYAYRHVGPCAFRYPRGSFLLDDGEFESKEIKFGKSEILSKTDSKVAFIGYGNGVGRANLVKKALRDKFEPTLVDLLFVKPLDRELLLDLAKDKKVWYIFSDSAKKGGVAEILSAFLQDEAIYDVRVISLEYNDKFIEHGSTSEVEKGLGLDPQSISEKILKDNLY; encoded by the coding sequence ATAAATTTAAAATCTATGAATACAGAAGAGCTTGGAGAGCTTTGTAATAAGATAAGAGGCAAAATTTTAGAGACAGTTAGTAAAAATGGAGGGCATCTTAGCTCAAATATTGGTGCGGTTGAGCTTATAGTGGCTATGCACTATGTATTTGACAAAGAAAAAGACCCGTTTATCTTTGATGTTAGTCATCAAAGCTATGCTCATAAGCTTCTAACAAATCGCTGGGATAACTTTGATAGTTTGCGTAAATTTAGCGGTATAAGCGGATATACTAAACCAAATGAGAGTAAATATGACTATTTTATAGCAGGTCATAGCTCCACTTCAATATCTTTGGCCGTAGGTGCCGCAAAGGCTATAAGGCTTAAAAATGAAGATCGTTTGCCAGTAGTTTTAATAGGCGATGGCTCTATGAGTGCCGGAATGGCTTATGAGGCTTTAAATGAGCTTGGCGATAGAAAATATCCCTGTGTGATAATCTTAAACGATAACGAGATGAGTATAAGTAAGCCTATAGGCGCGCTTAGTAAGTATTTAAGCCAGATGATGGCAGGTCAACCATATCAGAAATTTAAAAGCAGAGTTGAGAAATTTCTAAGCTATATGCCAGATGGTGCTGCGTACATGGCGCGCAGGATGGAAGAGGGCATACGACTTATAACTCCAGGGATGTTTTTTGAGGAGCTTGGGCTTGAGTATATAGGTCCCGTAGATGGTCATGATATAAAGGCTGTAATAGATGCTTTTGAAGTGGCAAAGATGATGAAAAAGCCTGTTATCGTCCATGCACAAACCTTAAAAGGCAAGGGATACGAGAAGGCTGAGGGTCACTATGCCAACTGGCATGGGGTTGGACCATTTGATCTAAAAAGTGGGGAGAGTATTAAAAAAAGTGCTCCAAAATCTGCTACTGCACTCTTTGCGGAAAATTTGCTAAAACTTGCCCAAAAATATGAAAATGTTGTTGGAGTAACTGCGGCAATGCCTACCGGAACGGGCATGGATCTGCTTATTGAGAAATTTCCTGAGCGTTTTTGGGATGTAGCGATAGCGGAGCAACATGCAGTAACTTCGATGGCCGCTATGGCAAAAGAGGGATTTAAGCCTTTTATCGCCATATATTCGACATTTCTTCAGCGCGCCTTTGATCAGGTGATACACGATGCTTGCATTATGAATCTAAACGTTGTTTTTGCTATGGATAGAGCCGGAGTCGTGGGAGAAGATGGAGAGACTCATCAGGGCGCCTTTGATGTTGGCTATCTTCATGTTATACCAAATATGACTATTTTTGCTCCGAGGTCTGCGGAAAATTTTAAACTTATAATGGAATATGCTTATAGGCATGTCGGACCTTGTGCATTCAGATATCCTAGAGGTAGCTTCTTATTGGACGATGGAGAATTTGAGTCAAAAGAGATTAAATTTGGAAAAAGTGAAATTTTATCTAAAACAGATTCAAAAGTGGCATTTATAGGGTATGGAAATGGAGTAGGGCGTGCAAATTTGGTCAAAAAGGCCTTAAGGGATAAATTTGAACCGACTCTTGTGGATTTACTATTCGTAAAACCGCTTGATAGAGAGCTTTTGTTGGATTTAGCCAAGGATAAAAAAGTTTGGTATATTTTCTCAGATAGCGCCAAAAAAGGCGGGGTAGCTGAAATTTTAAGCGCATTTTTACAAGATGAAGCCATATATGATGTAAGAGTTATTAGTCTTGAGTATAATGATAAATTTATAGAACATGGCAGTACGAGTGAGGTTGAGAAGGGATTGGGGCTTGATCCGCAGAGTATTTCTGAAAAAATACTAAAAGATAATTTATATTAA
- the fliH gene encoding flagellar assembly protein FliH — protein sequence MRSSVITNEDTKSHFVESYRFKVLGQEKKANDSHENEHAGKNSINSENSNIANFATNFDHSIKNNQQIPISQDPKIESNFVEELLKRTDELSGNIIKLQMKIENQESEFAKRLENETIRAKEEGLRQGFEDAKAKFESELKSLESRYLNSVAKLDSEVAKFENFLSSSENELSSTAIDIAKEIVKKEISSNSSSVAYALAKSLIKELNEAKKLQIRVNIKDFEFLKEHFGTSENIQILADEAINVGGVILMSDAGNLDGTIEARFEKIKRIVGE from the coding sequence ATGAGAAGCAGCGTAATAACTAACGAAGATACTAAAAGCCATTTTGTAGAGAGCTATAGATTTAAGGTTTTAGGTCAAGAAAAAAAGGCGAATGATAGCCACGAAAATGAGCATGCGGGTAAAAATAGTATCAATAGCGAAAATTCAAATATAGCTAATTTTGCTACAAATTTTGATCACTCCATAAAAAATAATCAGCAAATACCAATATCTCAAGATCCAAAAATAGAGTCAAATTTCGTAGAAGAACTTTTAAAGCGCACAGATGAGCTTTCTGGAAATATCATAAAGCTTCAAATGAAGATAGAAAATCAAGAGAGTGAATTTGCAAAACGCCTAGAAAATGAAACTATAAGAGCTAAAGAAGAGGGTCTTAGGCAAGGTTTTGAAGATGCCAAGGCTAAATTTGAGAGTGAATTAAAATCACTTGAGTCAAGATATCTAAATTCGGTAGCGAAGCTAGATAGTGAAGTTGCTAAATTTGAGAATTTTCTAAGCTCAAGCGAAAACGAGCTCTCAAGCACAGCAATCGATATTGCAAAAGAGATTGTCAAAAAAGAAATTTCATCAAATTCTTCAAGTGTTGCTTATGCACTTGCAAAATCTTTAATAAAAGAGCTGAATGAGGCTAAAAAGCTACAAATTAGAGTTAATATTAAAGATTTTGAGTTCTTAAAAGAGCATTTTGGCACCAGTGAAAATATACAAATTTTAGCCGATGAAGCTATAAACGTAGGTGGTGTTATATTGATGAGCGATGCTGGAAATCTTGATGGAACTATTGAGGCTAGGTTTGAAAAGATAAAAAGGATAGTTGGCGAATAG
- the fliG gene encoding flagellar motor switch protein FliG, whose translation MATNLNEQQKMMYDDLSMPEKVAILLIQLGEDATTLLFSHMEVDVITEISRYIATAKSVDKQVAAAVLEEFYALMQSNQYMRSGGLEYAKEILYRTFGPETAQKILDKLAKSMESSKSFGYLTKIKPQQLADFIMKEHPQTIALILAHMDPTSAAETLSFLSDELRSEVVIRMANLGDISPSVIKRVSTVLEGKLESLTSYKVEVGGPRAVAEVLNRLGQKASKSTIEYIEDVDDRLATTIKELMFTFEDINTLNQIAIREILKNVDKKDLMIALKGSGDALKEKFMGSMSQRASEAFKEEMQYLGAVRVKDVEEAQRRIVEQVQALADQGVFQVGEAEEMIE comes from the coding sequence ATGGCTACTAATCTAAATGAACAACAAAAGATGATGTATGACGATCTTTCTATGCCTGAAAAAGTTGCGATACTGCTTATACAGCTTGGCGAGGACGCCACTACGCTTTTGTTTTCTCATATGGAAGTTGATGTTATCACTGAAATTTCAAGGTATATAGCGACTGCAAAGAGTGTTGATAAGCAGGTAGCGGCGGCTGTTTTAGAGGAATTTTATGCTCTAATGCAGTCAAATCAATATATGAGAAGCGGTGGCTTAGAATACGCCAAAGAGATTCTTTACCGAACTTTTGGACCTGAGACCGCACAAAAAATCCTTGATAAGCTTGCAAAAAGCATGGAGAGTTCAAAGAGTTTTGGATATTTAACTAAAATCAAACCTCAACAGCTTGCCGATTTTATTATGAAAGAGCACCCTCAAACTATCGCTTTAATTTTAGCTCATATGGATCCAACCAGTGCTGCAGAGACGCTTTCGTTTTTATCAGATGAACTTAGAAGCGAGGTTGTGATTAGAATGGCGAATTTGGGTGATATTAGCCCATCTGTTATTAAACGTGTATCAACAGTGCTTGAAGGAAAGCTTGAAAGCCTTACTTCGTATAAGGTTGAAGTTGGCGGTCCAAGAGCCGTTGCAGAAGTGCTTAACCGCCTTGGTCAAAAGGCCTCAAAATCCACTATCGAATATATTGAAGATGTCGATGATAGGCTTGCTACTACAATTAAAGAGCTTATGTTTACGTTTGAAGATATCAACACGCTTAATCAAATAGCTATTAGAGAAATTCTCAAAAATGTCGACAAAAAGGATCTAATGATAGCTCTTAAAGGTTCTGGCGATGCGCTTAAAGAGAAATTTATGGGTAGTATGTCTCAGCGTGCAAGCGAAGCGTTTAAAGAAGAGATGCAATACCTTGGAGCTGTTCGCGTAAAAGACGTGGAAGAGGCTCAGCGCCGCATAGTAGAGCAAGTGCAAGCCCTAGCTGATCAAGGAGTCTTCCAAGTCGGTGAAGCAGAAGAGATGATAGAATGA
- the fliF gene encoding flagellar basal-body MS-ring/collar protein FliF — MDFKTAFQQIGHIYQSLSIRQRIVAASSVVLVVGFLVFLSIYKSSQTNYDGYSVLFESVNPSDSALIIQQLEKDGVKYKIYNEGTILVPNQDVYKERISIASLGILKDNKVGFEIFDKQEFGATDSEQKVKFQRALEGELARTIESLAPIEKAMVRIAIPKETLFTERTTPPSASIVLNLKTGNSLNLKQISGIKNLVSAAVANLSTQNVKIVNQDGIPLGEEDGEYDSDQINQQIKYKRESENALEQKIINVLSPIVGGTHKVVAKVTIDFDFARKDSESETFDPNSVARSEQSVEEKRQGSKEREVQGVPGAVSNIGPVEGIDDKKLEEQYSKSSSTTNYEISKKVMRIKDQFATIKRLSAAVVVDGRYENKKDENGNLTKEIVYTPLTNEQLDKISALIKQSVGFDTNRGDEVTVSNFEFQRPGTDTPVNKVNSFFDAYINPFMPIFKYIFVGILLFIFYKKVIVPFMEKMLQNIKEEEPDIQDDIVDLEDSEDALEKFKAAKKKVEEQLGIGSDFNEDELRYDVLLEKMKLIVQERSEEVSVLLQDMVKNDSDFSNRKDF; from the coding sequence ATGGATTTTAAAACCGCATTTCAACAAATCGGACACATTTATCAGAGCCTCTCTATAAGACAGCGCATAGTTGCGGCAAGTTCTGTCGTGCTTGTGGTTGGATTTTTAGTCTTTTTAAGCATTTATAAAAGCTCTCAGACAAACTATGACGGATATAGCGTTCTTTTTGAGAGTGTTAATCCTAGCGACTCGGCACTTATTATTCAGCAGCTTGAAAAAGACGGGGTTAAATATAAAATTTACAATGAAGGCACTATTTTAGTCCCAAATCAAGATGTTTACAAAGAGAGAATTTCGATAGCATCCTTGGGTATTTTAAAGGATAATAAAGTAGGCTTTGAAATCTTTGACAAACAAGAATTCGGAGCTACCGACTCTGAACAAAAGGTAAAATTTCAAAGAGCTTTAGAGGGTGAGCTTGCTAGGACAATAGAGAGCCTAGCACCTATAGAAAAGGCTATGGTGCGCATAGCCATACCAAAAGAGACTCTATTTACAGAAAGAACTACTCCGCCTTCGGCTTCAATAGTATTAAATTTAAAAACCGGAAATAGCTTAAATTTAAAGCAGATTTCAGGTATTAAAAATTTAGTTTCGGCTGCGGTTGCAAATTTAAGCACTCAAAATGTAAAGATAGTAAATCAAGATGGAATTCCTCTTGGCGAAGAGGATGGCGAATACGATAGCGATCAGATAAATCAGCAGATAAAATATAAAAGAGAGTCGGAAAACGCACTTGAGCAAAAGATTATAAATGTCCTTTCGCCTATAGTTGGAGGCACTCATAAAGTAGTAGCCAAGGTAACTATAGACTTTGATTTTGCCAGAAAAGATAGTGAGAGCGAGACCTTTGATCCAAATTCTGTAGCAAGAAGCGAACAGAGCGTAGAAGAGAAGCGACAAGGCTCTAAAGAGCGCGAAGTCCAAGGTGTTCCTGGTGCTGTTAGCAATATAGGTCCGGTTGAAGGGATAGATGATAAAAAGCTTGAGGAGCAGTATTCTAAGAGCTCATCTACTACAAACTATGAAATTTCAAAAAAAGTTATGCGTATCAAAGATCAATTCGCCACTATTAAGCGCTTAAGCGCCGCTGTAGTGGTTGACGGCAGGTATGAGAATAAAAAAGATGAAAATGGAAATTTAACTAAAGAGATCGTATATACACCTCTTACAAATGAGCAACTAGACAAGATTAGTGCGCTTATAAAGCAATCGGTGGGATTTGATACAAATAGAGGCGATGAGGTAACTGTAAGTAACTTTGAATTTCAAAGACCTGGCACAGATACTCCTGTAAATAAGGTAAATTCGTTTTTTGATGCTTACATAAATCCTTTTATGCCTATATTTAAATATATATTTGTCGGAATTTTATTATTTATATTTTACAAAAAAGTTATCGTTCCGTTTATGGAAAAAATGCTTCAAAATATCAAAGAAGAGGAGCCCGATATACAAGATGACATAGTAGATCTTGAGGATAGCGAGGATGCCTTGGAGAAATTTAAAGCAGCTAAGAAAAAGGTCGAAGAGCAGCTTGGAATCGGAAGTGATTTTAATGAGGATGAGCTTAGGTATGATGTGCTACTTGAAAAAATGAAGCTCATCGTGCAAGAGCGAAGCGAAGAGGTTTCGGTATTGCTTCAAGATATGGTTAAAAACGACTCTGACTTTAGTAATCGCAAGGACTTTTAA
- the hisC gene encoding histidinol-phosphate transaminase — protein MKFNDKLANLINYEAGKPIELVVREFGIAPKDVIKLASNENPFGTSPRVIEAIKNCAQNMYLYPDDSYYELKEALSAKFNVNTKNIIIGSGSDQVIEFAVHAKANSKNAVLMAGVTFAMYEIYAKHTGAKIYRTQAKGHNLEDFLKVYNDKKDEISMIFLCLPNNPLGECLNRDDVYKFLEQIDKDVMIVIDGAYNEFARFKDKNKEICPKDLITKFKNTIFLGTFSKAYGLGGMRVGYGIADEFIINELGKLRAPFNITTLSLKAAIEALKDQEFVDKTVEANFQEMKKYEKFAKEHNIEFIDSYTNFITYNFERENATEIAKNLLKKGIILRDLKSYGMNSIRITIGLPEQNDRVLDELRKAIK, from the coding sequence ATGAAATTTAACGATAAATTAGCAAATTTAATAAATTATGAGGCTGGCAAGCCAATAGAGCTTGTGGTGCGTGAATTTGGTATAGCGCCAAAGGATGTAATTAAGCTAGCGAGTAACGAAAATCCTTTCGGAACAAGTCCAAGAGTTATTGAGGCGATAAAAAATTGTGCGCAAAATATGTATCTTTATCCTGATGATAGCTATTATGAGCTAAAAGAAGCCTTGTCGGCTAAATTTAACGTGAATACGAAAAATATAATAATAGGCTCCGGAAGCGATCAGGTGATAGAATTTGCGGTTCATGCCAAAGCAAATTCGAAAAATGCCGTATTGATGGCAGGAGTAACCTTTGCTATGTATGAAATTTACGCCAAGCATACCGGAGCAAAAATTTATAGAACTCAGGCTAAAGGGCATAATCTGGAGGATTTTTTAAAAGTTTATAATGATAAAAAAGATGAAATTTCTATGATCTTTTTATGCTTGCCAAATAATCCTTTAGGAGAGTGTCTAAATAGAGATGATGTGTATAAATTTTTAGAGCAGATTGATAAAGATGTGATGATTGTAATAGATGGCGCTTATAATGAATTTGCGAGATTTAAAGACAAAAATAAAGAAATTTGTCCTAAAGATTTGATAACTAAATTTAAAAATACTATTTTTCTTGGTACTTTTTCTAAAGCTTACGGACTTGGAGGAATGCGCGTAGGATACGGAATAGCCGATGAATTTATAATAAATGAACTTGGCAAACTAAGAGCCCCTTTTAATATAACTACCCTTAGTCTAAAAGCGGCCATAGAAGCTCTTAAGGATCAGGAATTTGTAGATAAGACCGTAGAGGCTAACTTTCAAGAGATGAAAAAATATGAAAAATTTGCAAAAGAGCATAATATAGAGTTTATTGATAGTTATACTAACTTTATAACTTATAACTTTGAGCGTGAAAATGCAACCGAGATTGCCAAAAATCTGCTAAAAAAAGGTATAATTTTACGTGATTTGAAAAGTTACGGTATGAATTCAATTAGAATTACCATAGGTTTGCCAGAGCAAAATGATAGAGTTTTAGATGAATTAAGGAAAGCTATAAAATAA
- the pheA gene encoding prephenate dehydratase — translation MQNINDLREEIDKIDDDILKKLNERMSFVKKIGELKQTSGTSIYRPERERAILNRLESLSSNILNKSAIEAIYLEIFAVSRNLEMPEKVAYLGPEGTYTHQAAESRFGAMSAYLPLASIEAVFTKLKHKEAKYGVVPIENNTEGAVGATLDCLGRFENIKVVAELYMDIHHSFASVCENLKDIKKIYSHPQGYNQCRKFLDDHLLLNAEFIPTKSTAEAAKFASEDQNSAAICSKIAAKLYNVPILFETIEDNMANRTRFFILSDFKNERSTKNKTSILAKTDHRPGGLADLLTAFRDEGINLTRLESRPIKEREFKTVFYIDFEGHIDDENVQRAIDKANSFGDEIVWLGSYIPGDQR, via the coding sequence ATGCAGAATATAAATGATTTGCGAGAAGAAATCGACAAGATAGACGACGATATCTTAAAAAAACTAAATGAGAGAATGAGCTTTGTCAAAAAAATAGGCGAGTTAAAGCAAACTAGCGGTACTTCGATATATCGTCCTGAACGTGAGAGAGCGATATTAAACCGTCTTGAGAGCTTAAGCTCAAATATTTTAAATAAATCTGCAATCGAGGCTATTTATCTTGAAATTTTTGCCGTAAGTAGAAATCTTGAAATGCCAGAAAAAGTCGCTTATCTAGGGCCTGAGGGCACATATACTCATCAAGCTGCCGAGAGTAGATTTGGTGCGATGAGTGCGTATTTACCGCTTGCCAGCATTGAGGCTGTTTTTACAAAGCTAAAACACAAAGAGGCTAAATACGGAGTAGTGCCTATAGAAAACAATACCGAAGGTGCTGTAGGAGCGACGCTAGATTGTCTTGGAAGATTTGAAAATATCAAGGTTGTGGCTGAGCTTTATATGGATATTCATCACTCTTTTGCAAGTGTTTGCGAGAATTTAAAGGATATCAAAAAGATATATTCGCATCCTCAAGGATACAATCAGTGCCGTAAATTTTTAGACGATCACTTGCTTTTAAATGCTGAGTTTATACCTACGAAATCCACTGCAGAGGCGGCTAAATTTGCAAGTGAGGATCAAAATTCTGCGGCAATTTGCTCCAAGATAGCGGCTAAACTTTATAATGTTCCTATTTTGTTTGAGACAATTGAGGATAATATGGCGAATAGAACGAGATTTTTTATTTTAAGTGATTTTAAAAACGAACGCTCGACAAAGAACAAAACCTCTATTTTGGCAAAGACTGACCACAGGCCAGGAGGGCTTGCGGATCTGCTTACGGCATTTAGAGATGAGGGGATAAATCTAACTAGGTTGGAGAGTCGTCCTATAAAAGAGCGTGAATTTAAGACCGTCTTTTATATCGATTTTGAGGGGCATATCGATGATGAAAATGTCCAAAGAGCTATAGATAAAGCCAATAGTTTTGGAGACGAGATAGTTTGGTTGGGAAGCTACATACCAGGAGATCAAAGATGA